Genomic DNA from Setaria italica strain Yugu1 chromosome V, Setaria_italica_v2.0, whole genome shotgun sequence:
GTTCAGGTAACTTTGCTTGCTTGTCTTTAGTTGTGGATGCCTTATTGTATTCAACTTTAGCAGCTTATTGCTTCCGTTGCATCAAGAGAAATTACTCATTTGTTATGTGTCTCTACAATTATCTTTTCCTGTTCTCCTGCTATGCTTTGTATATTTTTCATGTCACAAACTGAGCTTTGCCTTCTTTTTTTGGAAGGCTAGAGAAACCCAGTTTTAGCCTTCTTGGAATCATGCTGATTGTTTCATTTGGAGTTCTACTAACAGGTAACTCGTGCTTACATTAACATATTCAGGGCTAAGAAAATAATCGGCTTTGTTCGTTTGTGCTGGCTGCAtaagcagctgcagctgcacggGACAGCAGGCCCACAACTCAGACTCATAATGCTTGCTTGGCtgttgcagctgcagccgcagcgCTGCAGCAGCAATCTCTACCGAACAGACTAAAGCTTACACATGATCTGAAAGTTGTCTCATCTTCTTTGACTGTGGCCTAACTTTGTACCTCACAGTTGCTAAGGAGACAGAATTTAATCTTTGGGGATTTATATTTATTATGCTTGCTGCTGTTATGTCTGGATTCCGCTGGTCCATGACCCAGATTCTTCTCCAGGTTTGTTATCATATAACGCTTTCAGAATTTTCTTATTTTGTCCTGCTTTATTTAATATTGCTGGTTAGACAGGATACCTGGTCCAATTAGTTTCGTATATATGTATTGTACTTTCGTTTCATGCCTGCCACGACTGAACTTTTGCCCTTTTCTCTTATATGTCTGCCAAAATCGCTGAAGAAAGAGGAATACGGTAAGCGTTCTATCTTAGCATTTTACTCACTTAGAGGAACCTATTGCACCTTTCATTCATGTGCTGGCATCAGTCATGTGCCTGAAAAGCAGTCATACAATGCTCATAGACATTCAGATACATTTGATTTGCACTTTTGCCTACCAATTACGGTCTGAAATATGAAAGCCAATAACTTCAAGTGCAATGTTAAGTATTCTACTATAAATCAATCGATATGTTAAATGCCATCTTTTACAGCatcataattttattttatttttttgctatACAGGATTAAAGAATCCTTTTACCTTGATGAGCCATGTTACCCCAGTGATGGCAATAGTAACAGCAATTATTTCTATTGCAATGGATCCATGGCATGACTTCAGAGCAAGTCACTTCTTCGATAGTTCTGCTCACATAATAAGGAGCAGCTTATTGCTGCTTCTAGGTGGTGCTCTGGCCTTTTTCATGGTATGTATCATGTTATCTTTTATGCAAATAATATTTATGCTTGTTTCTCACTTCTTAGAGTTGAACTTAACTACTACTCCCTCATTCTCAAAAATATCTTTCCGGTTCAGTCCCTTAAGGAAGTCAGGAGTGAAGTTattgttattttttatttctaccCCTGGTTTGAATGATATGCAGTATTGAAGAAGGCTGAGGGGTCATATCATATAATAGGGTGAAGCATGGTTGCTTCTGTTGATTATTCTTTAGACAGTTAGACTCTATGCCTCCTTGTGTGCGTGACAGCATGAGGTAGTTGGACAACTATTGAgggagtaatttttttttcatcacACCAGCAATACCTGTAGCAAGTCTTCTCTTTCTGGAGTCTACTGTTTGATTTATTATTAAGGCATGGTCACCATCTTGGATTATTCTCTAAAAGATTTTGTGATGGGATCTGTTCATTTGCAGGTTTTGACAGAATATGTTCTCGTTTCTGTGACTAGTGCTGTAACAGTGACCGTTGCTGGAATTGTGAAGGAAGCTGTCACTATTCTGGTATAACTAGAATTTGATTTTTCTTCCTGTGTGTCTATGTAGGTTTATCTGTGCTAGTTCGCTCATATGATTGTGACTTCGTTTACAAAATACAGGTCGCTGTGCTATTCTTTAATGATCCATTTACCTGGTTAAAGGGACTTGGGCTGGCAATTATTATATTTGGCGTCAGCCTATTCAATTTGTACAAGTGAGTAGAAACTTTCTATACTGAATATTTTCATTTCCATGTTATTGTTAGTACAGTTCCATAATTGGTAAATcactaaacaaaaaaaattcaacttCGAATCTTTAAACTGGAAACACATGTTTGTTTCAAATGCATGGACAGTATTTACTGATTATGGTCTTGTGCTCTATGAAGGTATAAGAGGTTCAAAAAAGGCCATCACAATGAAGAGGCTGGGACAAATATCCAATCTTCCAATGGCACTTCAAAATATGTTATCCTTGATGATACTGAAGATCAAGATGATACAGGCTGATTATGTGGTAGGTAAGGTCTAAAAAATATGTGTAGTAGACTTGTATGCCAGATAAGACTTTTGCTTAGAGATTTCTCACTGTTTTCAATTGGTTTAACAATTGGACTCGTGCTTTTTCAGAAAGCAAACTATTATATGCACTGGCGTTTCCAGAtaagcaagatcatctttaccTGCACAGGGCATTGCTACCGTGGTCTTACTTTCACAGGCTAACTGATTTCTTATCTTTGTGCTGTACGATTGCTCTGGACAGTCATGCATGGGCATGGCACTAACAACCATGTTGGGAAGAGAACGCACTTATAGCTAGATGGAACATACGACCTGGTATCAGTACAAAGGTTTTGTTCTTTCAAAACAGAAAATGGTTCATATATATGAACAAGGAATTGTGCAGTACGTCCATGTATACCATCAGTTACAGTCAGAAATACAGGCATACAGCCGATGGACGTTTAATTTACTGAAAGAGGAGAGAGCTCAATTTTGGAGTGTGCTCTGATTGTTGAAGGGAAGATTCAGCATATAGGGACATAGCTTTCCCCCTTAAGATAACAATAAACCATGTTGATATGTAGTGCTGCCATTTATGTGAATTACAATGTGTAGTGTACAAACATCACACGTATAAGTTCTTCCCCATTTTTGCAGACTAAGGTTCTTCTTCCCTCTTTGTTTTGCAGAATCTTATATCTTGGTGCCATATCGGCCCCGTCAGCCATCTCAGTTTCCTGTTGCGCCCTTTGAGTATGCCATTATGATTCCTGTTAGCACATTAACTGACCTTGCTTCGTGCCGTGATGTCATCCCCATGTTCTATAGGCTGATAGACGTAGCGTGGCGACCTTCTGGTTTGTTTCTAGGATTGATACCAGCTTATCCTTTGGTCGACGACAATGGCGCATGCAGGACATTGCAGTTAATCATTCTCCGAAACAGCATGGACAGTCGAAGCAATAGCTGCTCCAACATCATTGAGTTCGATGCTTCCTACTGCCCACGTTGAATCTCGTGGGTCTGACGTTATCTGGGATCCTACATTCCTACTGCCCACGCGAATCTCTTGGGAGCATAGTACAATGAAGAATGAACAGCCACGGTTCCCAGGCAAGCTGTACAAATTATCAGCCTGGTACCTGCAGGCTGATGTAACCTCCGTTCGGTTCAGCCTGATCAAAGACTCAGGCTAGAAGATGCAATTTTATCGAATGTAGTTCGGTTCAACTAAAAGACTGATGCAGAAACTGAAGAGGCACAAATCACTACCTTGGTCTACTGGTTTGGTTAGGAGCTGCTAAACATGACCACACCACTAGTTTGGTGTTGTTATTAAGAGTAAAACCACTGGGCAAACTACAACAAACTGTGGAATTACTGACCGGTCCGGCGGCTTTTGTTCTATGGCATGCACGGCAGTTGGCGTTGAGAAATTGGTGGCGCGTCCACGGATACGATTAGCAAAATTTAATTCCTCTCTCATAATTAACTTAAAGATCGAGACATACAATCTGCTCGCAGTACACGTGCATCTACACCGCTTGCTGCTGCGGCAGCAGGGCAAGCAAGCGCGTGGCTGTATGCTAGCTCGCGGAGCAGAGCCGAGCTAGTTGAGGGACATGGAGTAGCAGAGGTTCTTGAAGGCGTCAATGTGGCGGCTGAAGAGCGGGACGTAGGCGTCGATGCTGCCGTCCCCGAAGTAGCTCGGCAGGACGATGAGTAGGCCCTCCACCGCCAGGTAGCTTGGCATGAAGAAGaacggccgcccgccgccgaagTCGAGCTCGTAGAACGGCATCCGCAGCCAGCTGTCGACCTCGATGTTTGGGCTGAGCACCGTCTCCGCCGCGTCGGCCGTGGGCAcgagcccctcctcctccaccgccccggAGCTCGCGAAGTCCACGAACGACCGGAAGTAGCTCTCGTTGACCCGGGCCAGGCCCCGGTTGATGAGCTCCACCGCGTGCTGCAGCGGCCTCGTCACCAGgtcccgcgccgtcgccgcgggcCACGCCCACAGCACCACGTTGCCCGTGTACCCCTCGGGCACCGGCGGGGTCATCCGCACCCGCCCGTCCACGGCGATGCGCACGCTGGTGGACGCGCCGGGGGGCAGCCCGCGCGCCGCGGTGACGCACCGCCACAGGTGCGCCACAATGCACCGGAGCGTGCTGCACGGCCGGTGCGTGCCCGGCGGCGACGCCTGGGACTTGAGCTTGGAGATGAACTCCCGGCTGAAGTGGACCTTGTGCACCGCCACCTCGTCGTCGGCGCCATCGTCGTCGGCGCTGATCGCGTACTCCTTCACGCGCGCGGGCTGCTTCTGCTTGTACTCGACGCCGCGGTGCTCGAACTCCACCTGCGGCGGGTCCCGGGGCGCGAAGAAGGACGCGCGGTCGTGCACGGGGGCCgggtcgacggcggcgcctcGCGTGGCCTGGCTCCACGCCACGAAGAAGTTGCTGGTGGCGCGGCCGTCGGAGACGTGGTGCTGCGCGGTGAAGCCCACGGCGACGGACCCGCACGCGAACCGCGTGACCTGCACGAGCATCAGCTCCTTGGCGCCGTCGCTGCTCGGGTGCAGGCTCCTCACCTCCTTGGTCGGCCGCAGCGGCAGGACGCTGTGGAGCGTCACGTCGGCCGTGGCCTCGACGAACCGCGCGCCCTCGTCGGTGAGGAGGATGGCGCGGTTCCCGTCGGCGTCCACGCCTAGCCGCCCCGCCCACTCCCGGTACTCGGCCAGCGCCCTGGCGAGCCCGGCCTCCAGCGCGGCGTTGGGCGGCATGGGCGGGCGGAACACGTAGATGACGGACACGTACGTGTCGAAGTTCACCTTGTCGAACACCGACAGCGTcacgacgtcgccggcggcgctgccCGCAGCCGCGCCGTCGCTGCCGTAGTCAGGCCTGACGGCCCTCGAGGACTGCACGGTGATCTTCATCCGGAGACAATGATAGCGCACGAAGAAGTTACAAAGCGAGTCAGATCAAGAACTCTGCTGCGGGCACAAGATTGATGATGAGATCACTC
This window encodes:
- the LOC101773807 gene encoding agmatine coumaroyltransferase-2 — encoded protein: MKITVQSSRAVRPDYGSDGAAAGSAAGDVVTLSVFDKVNFDTYVSVIYVFRPPMPPNAALEAGLARALAEYREWAGRLGVDADGNRAILLTDEGARFVEATADVTLHSVLPLRPTKEVRSLHPSSDGAKELMLVQVTRFACGSVAVGFTAQHHVSDGRATSNFFVAWSQATRGAAVDPAPVHDRASFFAPRDPPQVEFEHRGVEYKQKQPARVKEYAISADDDGADDEVAVHKVHFSREFISKLKSQASPPGTHRPCSTLRCIVAHLWRCVTAARGLPPGASTSVRIAVDGRVRMTPPVPEGYTGNVVLWAWPAATARDLVTRPLQHAVELINRGLARVNESYFRSFVDFASSGAVEEEGLVPTADAAETVLSPNIEVDSWLRMPFYELDFGGGRPFFFMPSYLAVEGLLIVLPSYFGDGSIDAYVPLFSRHIDAFKNLCYSMSLN